TTGCTGTCCATTTGCTTTTTGCCGCACCTATGGATACCGGGAGCCCTAACTTATCTTTGATGAGGATCTGTAAGTGATGGATAAAAGTTTCTGTGTACTCATCCTCGATGTATCCATCCAAATCACCAAAAAATTCATCGATACTGAACTGCTCGACAACAGGTATCTCTTTTTGTAAAAGATTGTGAAGCGCTTTTGAGAGTTTGTGGTAATAGAGATGATTAGGAGGAACGACTTTAAGATGAGGACAAAGTTGCAAAGCCTCTTTGACACTCATTCCAGTTTTTACACCATATCTTCTAGCTTCATAACTTGATGTGATGATGATCCCTCTGATTTTTCCTCCATCCTTGAAATACTCATCAAACTCCATATCGGCATCGTAAAAGATGGAAGGTACGAAAGCACCTTGATGTTTTTGCAAAAGATCCATTTTGTGCTGATTTTTCGAATCAAATATAAAAGGATCTCCTCTACCTCCCACAGCTGCCGGGATGTTGCGAAGGGATGGTTTTTTAAGTCTTTCAGCCGATATAAAAAAAGCATCGATATCGATATGGATTTTCATGGTCTCTCCTTTTGTAGAATAGCTATTGCTTCAGTTTTGTAGGTTGTTTTGTTAAAATATTAACAATTGTTTAAAAGCTTTTTAGAATAATTAACAATTTGTTAACCGGAGTTTTCATGCTAAAAGTAGAAGAGGTGATAGAACGGATCAAAGATGTCCTATCAAAAGAGATTGATGGGAAAAAAGTGTATGACAAGGATGTGGCAGCTGCACTGGGTATCACACCGGAACATTTGAGTATACTCAAAAAAAGAAAAAAGCTTCCGTTACCTGAGATATTGGATTTTTGTGCCAAACGAAAGATCAGTATCAACTGGCTTTTATATGACCAAGATCCGGAATCTTTGCAAGAAAATACCCAAAAGTTTGCGTATGTACACTATTTTAAAGAGGTGGGCGCGAGTGCAGGAGGAGGGGCATTGAATTATGAGCTTGTCTCACAAAAGCTCTATATCGATGAAGAGATTGTTCAGATGCTTGGAGGTAGAGGAGCTTTAAAACATATCGAAGCGATCCATCTTCTTGGTGATTCTATGGAGCCGACACTCAAGGATGGAAGCATCCTTTTTGTGGATAGAAGTGAATTGGATGTAAAAAAAGGTGGAATATTTCTACTTTCTACTCTCATGGGTCTTTTTGTAAAACGGGTTCGCCTCAGACTTGACGGGAAACTAGAGATGATATCGGATAATCCAAGCTATCCTGTAGAAGTGGTGCAAGGTGATGAAGTACAGGTGGTTGGGAAAGTGGTAGGTAGCGTGGAGCGTATCGTATGAGTCGGCTCATTGTTTATGGGGATATTCACGGGTGCTTGGATGAGTTGTGTAAGCTGAGAGAAATGTTAAGTATTACTGAAGAAGATGAAGAGTATTGTGTGGGAGATGTGATCAATAAAGGACCCTACTCTTTAGAAACGCTTCGGTATGTGAAGGAAAAAAATATCCGGTGTGTCCGGGGTAATCATGAGGATAAATTGTTACGATACCATCACCATGAAATGGAACGCATAACTACATCAAAGCCAAATCCTATGCATCTGTCGCAAAAAGAGCTCGAAGTGTATCGTTCGATGGAACGAGAGGATTTTTTGTTTTTACAATCATTTCCTCTTTTTATCCAAAAAAAGAGACTCACCATCATTCATGCAGGCGTACTTCCCTCGACCAATCTGTATGCGCTTGATAAAAAAGAGGCTGCCAAAGTGATGCGGGTTCGATATCTTGATGAAAAAGGTAATTTTGTCGTGCTTGATAAGAGTGAACCCAAAAAACATTTTTGGTGGAGCAGTTTGTATGATGGTCGGTTTGGATATATCGTCTATGGGCATCAGCCCTTTTTGACTCCAAGAGTAGATCGTTTCAGCTTTGGGATCGATACGGGAGCCGTGTATGGAAATAGACTCACTGCAATTGTTTTTGATCAAAAGGATGAGGTATTGATAGAGAGCTACCGTTTTGTATCGGTGGATGCAAAAGCGTATGCGAAAAAAGGAAAAGCGTGGATTGTCGGGGATTTGTAGCCGATGTGCATCTGGCAAAACTTGCCAAATATCTAAGACTTCTTGGATTTGACACACTCTATTTTAATCATATAGAAGATAATGAGCTACTTCATATTGCCAAAGAACAAAAACGTCTGATTCTCTCAAAAGACAAAAGACTTTGCGAAAGAGACAAAAAGCGATGCCTTTTGATCACAGAAAAAGATCTTGAAGCCCAGATCAAAGAGGTTTTGCAAAGATGCTCAAATCTAAAATGCAAACCATTTAGCAGATGTCTTGTGGACAACATCCCTTTAGAGCCTATCGAAAAAGGGAAGATTCTTGATAGATTGCCTCCAAAAGTGAAAAGATACTATACCCAGTTTTGGATCTGTCCAACATGTGGACGGATCTATTGGCATGGAAGCCATTATGAAAAGATGAAGAGATTTATAGAGCAGGTATGTGACTAAAGCCTTTTATCCACCACCTCTTTTGGCAGTACACCCTTAATATCATAGACCACACACGATTCAGGC
The Nitratiruptor sp. SB155-2 genome window above contains:
- a CDS encoding Mut7-C RNAse domain-containing protein; the protein is MDCRGFVADVHLAKLAKYLRLLGFDTLYFNHIEDNELLHIAKEQKRLILSKDKRLCERDKKRCLLITEKDLEAQIKEVLQRCSNLKCKPFSRCLVDNIPLEPIEKGKILDRLPPKVKRYYTQFWICPTCGRIYWHGSHYEKMKRFIEQVCD
- a CDS encoding S24 family peptidase encodes the protein MLKVEEVIERIKDVLSKEIDGKKVYDKDVAAALGITPEHLSILKKRKKLPLPEILDFCAKRKISINWLLYDQDPESLQENTQKFAYVHYFKEVGASAGGGALNYELVSQKLYIDEEIVQMLGGRGALKHIEAIHLLGDSMEPTLKDGSILFVDRSELDVKKGGIFLLSTLMGLFVKRVRLRLDGKLEMISDNPSYPVEVVQGDEVQVVGKVVGSVERIV
- a CDS encoding metallophosphoesterase translates to MSRLIVYGDIHGCLDELCKLREMLSITEEDEEYCVGDVINKGPYSLETLRYVKEKNIRCVRGNHEDKLLRYHHHEMERITTSKPNPMHLSQKELEVYRSMEREDFLFLQSFPLFIQKKRLTIIHAGVLPSTNLYALDKKEAAKVMRVRYLDEKGNFVVLDKSEPKKHFWWSSLYDGRFGYIVYGHQPFLTPRVDRFSFGIDTGAVYGNRLTAIVFDQKDEVLIESYRFVSVDAKAYAKKGKAWIVGDL